In one window of Massilibacterium senegalense DNA:
- a CDS encoding Asp23/Gls24 family envelope stress response protein, translated as MSIEMKTEFGEIEVSNNVIATIAGGAAVVVYGIVGMASQKQLKDGISELLKKENFQKGIIVRQEEDSVHIDMYIIVSYGTKISEVAHNVQEKVKYTLQQTLGLNVDSVNIYVQGVRVTNP; from the coding sequence ATGTCCATCGAAATGAAAACAGAATTTGGTGAAATCGAAGTATCCAATAATGTGATTGCAACAATTGCGGGTGGAGCTGCGGTTGTTGTTTATGGTATTGTCGGCATGGCATCACAAAAACAATTAAAAGATGGAATTTCCGAGTTATTAAAAAAAGAAAATTTTCAAAAAGGGATTATCGTTCGTCAAGAAGAGGATAGTGTACATATCGATATGTATATTATTGTAAGCTATGGTACAAAAATTTCTGAAGTCGCACACAATGTGCAAGAAAAAGTAAAGTATACATTACAGCAAACGCTTGGCTTAAACGTTGATTCAGTCAACATTTATGTGCAAGGCGTTCGGGTGACGAATCCTTAG
- the rpmB gene encoding 50S ribosomal protein L28, protein MARKCVVTGKGPRTGNARSHALNASKRKWGANVQKVRILVNGKPKRVYVSARALKSGKVERV, encoded by the coding sequence ATGGCACGTAAATGTGTAGTAACTGGTAAAGGACCTCGCACTGGTAATGCTCGTTCTCACGCTTTAAACGCTTCGAAACGTAAATGGGGTGCAAACGTTCAAAAAGTTCGTATTCTTGTGAATGGAAAACCTAAACGCGTGTACGTTTCTGCTCGAGCATTAAAATCAGGTAAAGTAGAGCGTGTTTAA
- the spoVM gene encoding stage V sporulation protein SpoVM, translating to MKFYTIKLPRFLGGFIRVILNSFKKEA from the coding sequence ATGAAGTTTTATACGATTAAATTACCTAGATTTCTCGGTGGATTCATTCGTGTTATTTTAAATTCTTTTAAAAAAGAAGCTTAA